ATGCAAATGGAACGCTAGACATGGTAACGATAAAATATTCTCCAACCGGGCAACAACTATGGCTGCAGAGTTATAACGGTTCTGCGAATGATAATGATCAGGCACGCGATATTAAAGTGGATGCATCCGGGAATGTTTATGTAACCGGTTACAGCGTAGAAACAGGAACGATGGGTGATATCACAACTATTAAATATACATCCAGTGGTGTTCAGAGCTGGGTTGCACATTTTAATAATACATTGTTTAATAATTATGATGAAGGCAATGCACTCGTACTTGATGCAAGTGGAAATGTATATGTAACAGGTTATGAAACCGACACTAACTATACCTATAATTTTGTGACGCTAAAATATGATAACTCCGGAAATCAATTGTGGGTAAAAACTTATGATGGCCCCGGTCATTTCAATGATGAATCGCGGGATATTGATCTGGATGCCAATGGGAATGTATACGTAACCGGACCTTCCGATACATTTTATGCAGCACAACCGAACGCTGATATTGTTTTAATTAAATATGACAATAATGGAAATTTCCAATGGAGAAGAGTGTATGACAGCCCCGGACACGGCTACGAATGGTCCAAGAAATTAACGATCGACCGGAATAATGATATCGCCGTGGTTGGATATGGATTCGTGACCGGGAACGGAAATGATTACCTGATTCTCAAATGGAGTTCTGCAGGAAATTTTCAATGGTACCAGCATTATAATTATGGGCCGAACACTTTTGAAGAACCGTTTGAGATATTATCCGATTCGCTCAACAATATTATTGTTGCGGGAAAAGGAATCACCAGTACGAGTACCAATACTAATGATTATGTAACTGTAAAATATAATTCAACAGGTACTTTTCAATGGGCATCGCGCTATAACGGGCCGGCAAATAATGAAGACCGTGGATTGGCCGCTACTCTTGATGATTCACTGAATATTTTTGTCACCGGTTACAGTAAAGGCAACGGCACAAATTTCGATATCGCTACTGTCAAATATGATCCGGCCGGAAACCAGGTTTATGTTTTGCGATTCGATAATACAGGAGTCGGGCGTGACGATGCGGGCAATGCTGTTCTCGTGAAAAATGGAATAGTTTATATCACTGGCCGAAGTGCTAATCTTGTGAATGATGATTATATCACGTTGAAATATTCATACTCCGCAGTCGGGATCAACAGCTCAACTGCGTCCTCATACAATATTTCAACTTTCCCCAATCCCGCTTCCGGTGAAGTAAACATCAGCATTCCGGATCTGAATCTGAAAAATGTGCGCATTGACATTTATAATTCAATGGGTGAGCTCATAAATAATCCCTCGATCAATTACCAGAAAAATAATTCTTCAGGAACATCGATTTATTTTGATGTACATACTCTTCCGGCAGGAGTTTATTTTGTAAAAATCCAGGATAACAGTGTGAATTGTGGGGTGGTGAAACTTGTGGTGCAGTAATCTATCGGCATTATCTTTTCCGGTTTAATGAAATAGTCGTCTACGGACGAAACAATTTTGTCTTTGCCTGCGTATTATACAATCGCATCCTGAATTTCATTGCAAACAACTGAGTTGAAATGTTGATTTGCAATTCTTGAATAAACGTTCTATTTTTGATTGAGGCAGTAAGTGACGGCAAACCATTAGCTGCTTCTCTAATTCATACCCACATGAAACACATTACACGGCCCCTGTTCGTTTCATTGACAATGTTGTTTGGTATTTGCGCCAGAGCGCAATCACCCACAATTTGTCCAATTAACGCCGGCCCCGATCAAACGATCTGTTCTCCTAATTGCGCAAATCTCTCAGGAACTTTTGTTACAACCGGTCTCACTACCGGTTATACTGCCAGCACTGTCGCTTACACTCCCGATCCATTCAACGTCGGAACTTCACTTGCCCTTGGCGATGATCAGTGGTCTGCTATTATTCCTCTCCCGTTCACTTTTTGCTTTTATGGAACAGCATACAACAATGTCTGTATTGGTTCGAATGGAATCATCTCTTTCAATACGGCCGGAGCGGGCGGTTATTGTCAATGGCCGATTGGGGCGGCAGTTCCTACCGGCTCTGATCCGATGAACACAATTATGGCTCCATGGCAGGATCTTTATCCGCCAGGCGGTGGTCAAATTCGTTACACCACTTACGGAACGGCACCATGTCGCAGATTCGTTGTGAGTTGGTACCAGGTGCCCATGTATTTTTGCACTACAACTTTGTGTACCCAGCAAATTGCAATGTATGAGACCACGAATGTCATTGATAATTTTATTCAGACAAAACCGCTTTGTGCTTCTTGGAATGGTGGTAATGCGATTGAAGCAGTTCACAATGCTACAGGAACAGCGGCTGTTGTTCAGGCAGGCCGCAACTATCCCACCCAATGGACTACAGTAAATGATGGACGGCGCTGGACTCCGAACGGAGCAGTTAACTATACAGTATCCTGGTATCTTGGAGCAACAGCAATTGCCTCTACAGTTAATGCTGCAGCCGGAACCGTAACTGCAACTGTTTGCCCGGGATCAACTTCTACTTACACTTTACAGGCAACATATACTAATTGTAATAATACAACCCAAACCGTAAGCGATCAAATGATCGTGAACGTGAGTGCACTGGTCACTTCTGCCGGGCCGAATCAGAATATCTGCTACGGAGGTTGCGCTACTTTGACCGGGAGCGCTGCTGGAGCGTTGAGTTATTCCTGGGCATCGCTACCGGGAAATACCAATGTAGGAAATACTGCAACTATTAGTGTTTGTCCAACAGTAACTACAACTTATGTCGTGACAGCCACAAGTGCGTCATGTTCAGGAACAGATACCGTTCTCGTTAATGTGAGTCCGATGATGACTGCTAGTGCTGGGCCGGATGATTCTATTTGCAGTGGAGCTTGCACTATTTTAAATGGTAGTGGTGGAGTAAGTTATTCCTGGTCTCCGGCTGCGTCCATTACCGGGCCATCAAACG
The Bacteroidota bacterium genome window above contains:
- a CDS encoding SBBP repeat-containing protein — protein: MKKILTLLCSGFMITLSSIAQPALEWGQRYNGPNDNSDEAQAIAVDNSGNVYVTGYAFNANGTLDMVTIKYSPTGQQLWLQSYNGSANDNDQARDIKVDASGNVYVTGYSVETGTMGDITTIKYTSSGVQSWVAHFNNTLFNNYDEGNALVLDASGNVYVTGYETDTNYTYNFVTLKYDNSGNQLWVKTYDGPGHFNDESRDIDLDANGNVYVTGPSDTFYAAQPNADIVLIKYDNNGNFQWRRVYDSPGHGYEWSKKLTIDRNNDIAVVGYGFVTGNGNDYLILKWSSAGNFQWYQHYNYGPNTFEEPFEILSDSLNNIIVAGKGITSTSTNTNDYVTVKYNSTGTFQWASRYNGPANNEDRGLAATLDDSLNIFVTGYSKGNGTNFDIATVKYDPAGNQVYVLRFDNTGVGRDDAGNAVLVKNGIVYITGRSANLVNDDYITLKYSYSAVGINSSTASSYNISTFPNPASGEVNISIPDLNLKNVRIDIYNSMGELINNPSINYQKNNSSGTSIYFDVHTLPAGVYFVKIQDNSVNCGVVKLVVQ